In Apodemus sylvaticus chromosome 7, mApoSyl1.1, whole genome shotgun sequence, the sequence TGTGTGGCCTGGCTCTTGAGGTGGGGGGGGGTCCCTTCTTccggctcccctcccccaaccccatctaAAGCCCTAGATCgccgcctcccctccccccaactctccccccccaccccccggcgcAATGGACCCGCAGGGAACGCATCGGAAGGACCCATGTCCATGGTCTGGACCTGCATGTCCAGGCTGAGCAGCCCCTCGGGCTAGAAAAAGGGGACGCCCACGCTTCTCCCTCACCCTGTCAAGGCCGCCGCCGCCTGAACACTCGCTCCCTCTAGACGGTCTCGGTGCCGCAGAACAGTCAGACAGATCGCTGGTCAGGCAGGCGGACACCGAGATGAAGTCTGGACCGCTGGACTTGCCGCTCCGCGCAGACTCCGTGGCCGAGGCAGGGGCGGGGCCACAGGGTGCCTTATTTGCATAACCCAGTGGGGCGGGGGCACGAGTCACATTTGCATAACCCAGTGGGGGGCGGGCCCAAGCCTTTTGTTAGCCAGGCAGGCGGGGCCATTGGGCCCTTCATTTGCATAACACAGATGGGCGGGGAGTGGTGAGCATGTCGGGGCGGGGCTATAAACGCTCTTTTGCACAACTCAATGAGGCGGGGCAGGACGCGTAGGCAGAGATTAGAAGGGAAAAGAATGGAGATAGAGAGTAAGGACTAGCTAGGTAGGATAGGCTAAGAGAGGAGCTCAGCCTCTTCAGAGAACACCCTCTTGTACGCCTCTTTCCGTTTGGCAGCCCATATCCattttgtttgagactgggtctcaggAGCTGGCCTCCAGTTTACTTTGTAGCCAAGACTAGCCTTGAACattggatcctcctgtctccattttcttgaGTGCTGAACTTTCAGACCTGTTCCACCACATCCGTTTTATATGATGGGGTTGGAACAGAAAGCTTCCTGGGTGCTAGGCATGCAAGCGTTGtcctgattttgtgtttttaaatttttaaaattgcatttatttgctgagcagtggtggccggccgcatacctttaatcccagcactcgggaggcagaggtagatgaaTCTCTGTAAATTCgataccagcctggtctacagagagagttccaggacagccagggctagagaaaccctgtcttaaaaaaatattgttttttaattatttatcggGGTGTGTGCGAGTGTGCATTTCTAGATTGGAGGACAGCTTGCATGAGTCAGTTCTCTGCCACCATGAGAgtccctgggatcaaactcaggtcttcagacttgGTGGCCAGtgcctttacccagtgagccatttgGTTGGTCCActtctttgtttttcagacaaggtctcctgtggctcaggctggtctcacactCGCTGTGTTAACTTTAAAGTGATATGCCTACTCCTACCTACCTGCCAAGTCCTTGGATCACACGCCCGTCTAATGCACCCTAAGTATTGTCTCACCACACATCCTCAAAGTGCCCAGTCTCTGCATGCTTTGAGATAACAGAGTGATCTGGGGTTGGCATGGGGAGGACCCCAGACTCTTGAACTAGCAGGTGCAAAAGTCCAGGGTGGAGGAAGGTCTCAGCTAGTTTATTTTCTCTCTGGAGGGGTCTTCAGGGCAAGCAGTCCCAGCTGCTCAAGCTACGGGGAGAGAAGGTAGGTCGTAGTCTGGTTTGAACCAGGCGAACTCAGGGTTGCCAGCCAGGGACCAAATGCCCAGATAGAGTGTCAGCCTCAGGGTCCACACTGTGGGAATCACAAGTGGGCCAGATGGTAAGGGATGAAGAGGGGTTGAGTAGGGTCTGTACCGGGAGGGTAGGATCCGCTCTTGCTGAATGGTCTCTCCCAGTCAGAATCGGAGTCCCAGGACGGGCACTGAGAACTCTGGCACTGGTGTCCTTTCTGGCCTGAGGGAGAGACATGCCATCCTGGACCTTCAGGTCCTCAGTCGGACCCTCTAGCAACTTCAGAATATGAACTCCACATCCCTTGAAATGAAACCGTCCTGATTTATGATCCAGACACCCACATCCCTTGGGTGACCCAAAGTAATTCCAAATTATATCAATGACCCTTTAAATGTTCCCTTAAAGACATcccacagggggctggagagatggctcagcggttaagagcactgactgctcttccagaggtcctgagttcaaatcccagcaaccacatggtggctcacaatcatctgtaatggaatcggatgccctcttctgctgtgtctgaagatagcaacaatgtactcatatacataaaataaataaatcttttttttaaaaaaaaaaatcccatagagggccagagaggtggctcagtggttaaaaaataCTACTGtggactcttccagaggacccaggttcaaatcccagcacccacatagtggaatTATAgaggctcacaaccctctgtaattcCACTTCCGAAGggtctgatgcctcttctggcctctgaagcaCCAGGCATACAGGCAGTGCACAGATATATGCAAAACacccacaaacataaaaataaaataaaataaaatacatatttaaaaaaatcccatCGAGCCAgaaatggtggcacacatctgtaagcccAGAATGGGGAGTTGAGTTCAGGTCATCCTTGACTTCGTAGTGAGTTTAAGTTAatctgggctatgtgagaccatatctcaagaaaagaaagaggaggaaaaaaacctcacaGATCCTGAATGTGACCCCAAAGCGGCTGATCTTGGGTTTGAGGTCCTCTTTCATCCACCCACCCCTTATGCCTTCTTCAAAATCCCAACCATTATCTCAGCTACCCCGTGTAACCTTGGAACCCAAGCCTACATGACCCTAAAGGTGGTCTCATACACATGAGACTGGGAGTGACCGCCCCGTTCCATTCTGCCCCTCACCCCTGAGACTGGAGGCCCTGGGTCTGGTGCCCATGGACAAAGCGAGACAGTCGATGGAGCTCTGCAGACTGTGAACAGCAGACctgtggggagacagagacagggtccCCAAGAGatgctggggtatccagggtACCCCTGAATCAGCTAGGGCGAGGGCGGCTGAGGAAGGGATGATTCCCAGAAGGTGTAGGAACCAATCGGGTTCCAGATGCAGTGGGTAGAGAGGCGGGTTAGAGGAGGGTTGGTGGGTCAGAGGTCACACCGGAAGCTAGCCTCACCATATGTCACCCAGCTCCTTCTGGAGGTCATCCTTGCAGCAGCCGCTGCCTTCCGCGAGCACCCCCTCAGCCTCTGTCCACGAAGATGAATCATATGCCTGTTGCTTCATCTTGGTAAGAACCTGGGGttcaggagggggtggggagacacaCAAGTAATGTAACCATAGGAAAACTTCAATTCCAGGTCGTATTAAGAGTATTCAGTCCTCAGTGGGTGCATCTTTCTGATCAGGGAGGAGTCGCAGCTAGTACACCCATTACATGGAGAGGCAAATCGAGACCGGAGAGGCAAAGTGATTTGCCTATAATCACACAGCATTAAGAGGCAGAGCTGGGCTTTGAATTATTCTGCCTCCTAGATCAAGTTCCGTGatggaagccaggggaagcacgCCTTGGCCCGGTGTCTCTCAGGCGCTCACTGTCCCGCTCACCTTTCGGCATTTGACCTGTGTTTTCTGCATCTTGTGGATATTCAGGAGATTCTCTGAGATCTCGTCCTCCTGGTCCTCTGTCGGGGAAGAGGGCGCAGTGAACCGGGAAGCAGAGGAGTCCCACATCCCTTCCAGGCTGTGCGCTTCCAGGAACTCACGGAGCTTCTGATAGATGAAAGTCACCTCTTCCCGCACCAGCTCCAGTTCCTCCCACAGGAACTTCTTGCTGAAGGGAGAGAGGAGCCTAAACCCACACTCCCCGCCCATTCCCCAGGCCTCCATAGCCTCCTCCCACACCCCATCTGCCCAGCACAACAACCAGAGACTCCTCTCAGAGCCCTAGCTCCAGTCAGGGCATCCACTAAGAGGCCCTGCTAACAACCTCAAAATCCACAAAGTCCACAGCCCGAGGCTCCACCCAGTCCCAGACTCCGCCCACACCAGAGCTCCACCCAGTCCCAGACTCCGCCCACAGCCCCCGTGCTCCATCTTCTCACCTTTCAGTCTACTTTTCTCTTTCCTACCTGGATCATCCCAGCATTGCCTTCAGCTCTTGATTTTTATTCTCCAGCCTCTCCGCTTCCTAATCTTCTGAGTCCctgcctcttccccaccccacctcagctTGCCGTCTCCCTAACCTTCTAGGTCCCTTAGACTCAACACCCACTCTCTAGCCACCTCTATCCTCTGAGCGTCCTTTCCCTATCCCTCTGTTGGGTCCCCCAAGCCTTCCACTCCCTGCCCAATTAAGTTCCTCCGGTGGTGGCCTGCTGTCTTGAAACCTCCATGCTGCCCTCCTGCCCACACCCACCTGTCCCGGATCTCCTGGGCCAACAGCTGCAGACAGCGAGTGGTCCGGGCCCGCTGCAGCTCCTCGCCTTCCTTCAGGGACTTCTGCAACACCTGCAGGCCTTGAGCCAGGGCCCCATACAGCTCCTGGTGGCCCTGCTCCGTGCTCCACTTTCGGCCGTCCTTCTCTCCTTGGCGGCTCATGGGGCTCAGCACGTCTGTAGAGACGGTGGGATCCTGTACACGTTCACGTTTGCGcaggtgtgtgcacaggtgtacaGGCTGTGTGTGGGGTAGGGAGGTAATTCTTCTCCACCTTATCTTCTGACACAGGGCCTcttactgaacctgaagcttgAAGATTCAGGTAGACTGGCTAGCAAGGGCACCCAGGAGTCTTCCTATCTCCAACTCTGAAGAACCGGAATTAAGAATACCGCACTGAGCCTGGCCTTTTAATATAATAACAGAGTCATCTCCTGGGCCCtagaacatttttaatttttaagattacttatttttattttatgtggcttATATTTTGTGGACGTTttgtctggtgcccatggaggtcaggagaAGGTGTCCTATTAGCTGGCACTGAAGTTATAGGAGTTGTGGCCACCACATGGATATGGGAACagatcctgggtcctctgcaggagcagccagtgctcctaccTGACTGAGGcttctgttctttcttatttCCCGGCCAGAATCTCTAGCCTGGGCTGACTTTCAGCTCCCTAATTAGATAACCTTGAATAATTCtcttgcttttgcctcccaagtgctgggatcacaggcacacaccacctggTCCAGTTTTATTCCAGGCTGAAGATGGAACCCAGGATTAAATGCATGCTAGGCCAGTGCCTTACCAATCCAGGCCCAGCCCTAAAAGGTAGGAAACTGATGTGGGcctgaggctagccttgacccCAGCTTTTTAAGCCTGTTTTGACCTTGACCTGGTGACCTATTTCTCACTCACTGTAAACttcctcagaccttggcctcTGTCTCACCCTCACCTTCAAGCTGCTGAATCTTGATCTGTTGCAGGCAGCTCTCCTTCTCCAGCATGGTCACGGAGTGGTTCAGGAACTCGAAAgcctggaggggtggggggtgaggccCTGGAGGGGCACGGGGTGAGGCCCTGGAGGGGCAGGGGGTAAGAACAGGGGTGCAGAGGGTGGAAGGCACTCACCTTGCTCTGAGCCTGCAGCTGGGTCCTGAGAGACTCCAGTTCACATCGCAAGAGCTTCTGAGCATCAGGAATTAGCATGGTGTTCTTAACTGTTAGAGGCAAGGGTGGGCCGTGACTGAGGTAAGATCGGGGCCGAGATGGGGCGACCgaggaggcagaggggcaggCATAGAGCAGGAGACCCCCTTGAAGCATTTAATGAGCATGGGCCTTGAactggagaagaaaggggagggtgCAAGGTGGCTCTGTGGGTAGGCACCACTAAGACAGGGGCCAACGAGGTAGGAGAGGACCAACCCTGggaggttgttctctgaccttcaaacGTCACGGCACACCCTAAGACACAGGGAGTAAACACAGAAGGGAAACTTTCTGTGGAGAAACCCAAATGTCTTCCCACTCCAGTCTCCCGCTCACCTTTTACTTTGGAAGAGCTGGGCTCCAGGGACTTCTGGGGCAAGAGGAGAGGAGTGTGAGAATGAATCCTTAGATAGCTTACCTGATTGCAGCCCTCGAcagagggtggggcaggggtgcTTCTCCTGAGTTCTGGCTATCCCCAATCAGGCAAAAAGACCCCTGCCCCAGATTTATCATGTGCACACGCTcagatgtgtgcttgtgtgcccCGACTCTGTGAGAGTCTGGTTGACACTGACAGGAAGCAGACGTCAGGCTGTCCTTGATTTGACCTTTCTCCTTCCTAGTGCAAGAGGTCAACTACAGCAATGTCTATAATAAACGCCACCAGCACTTACTTGACACACCACaaactgttgtttgtttgtttgtttgtttgtttgtttgtttgtctgagacagggtttctttgtgcagctctggctgtcctagaactcactctgtagaccagggtggacTCAGAAccacagagatctgtctacctctgcctcccaagtgctgggattaaaggtgtgcaccacagccACCCAGCCACAAGCTGTTAAACACAATCAGCCACATAGACATACAATTTTAGTCACTAACATGAGTCTCACACACAATAAGAAaccatatagttacaaaaccaagaaaaaccaactaaccaaccaaccaaccagacagacaaaaaaacccacaaaaagtCAGACATCCTCATGTCTGAAGAGAGCTCAGTGTGCTGGTCTTTCAGGGACCTAAGATTAGGTGGTCCACAACCACGTaaagctccagctccagctcttctggcctccatggacatcTTGCCctaaagtgcacacacacacacacacacacacacacacacacttggaaggCAGTAGTGGGTGGGTTTTTGTGAGCttcaggccatcctggtctacatagtgagtttcagaccagccttttttttttttaaataaaaatggataatttcagccgggcggtggtggcgcatgcctgtaatcccagctctctgggaggcagaggcaggcggatttctgagttcaaggccagcctggtctacagagtgagttccaggacggcttgggctatacagagaaaccctgtctcaaaaaaaccaaataaataaataaataaataaaatgcataatttCTTGAAGAAGACCCAATTATCCAAGTCAgaaggctcacaactacctgaaCTTCAGCTCtagggatctaatgccctcttctagcctctcaaggaactgcactcatgtgcacaaacctctctctctctctctctctctctctctctctctctctctctctctcacacacacacacacacacacacacacacacacacacaccttaagaaaatgactgaaagtcaggccaggcagtggtggtgcacaactttaattccagcacctagACAACAAAGGCAGGCACACCTTTAAGTTCCAgaccatcctgatctacagagcaagcttcaggacagccagagttacacaaagaaaccctgtttcagaaaacagaaaacaaccaacAAAGACATAATGTCTCCATCCTAGAATCCTTGCAttcaggagatacaagcataaGAAACAGGAATTCAAATCCAGCTTTGGCTACAGAGCAAATTCAgagtcagcttgggctacaataGACACTGTCTCCTGACAAACAAGCAAAGACACACAAGCAGTATTCCTCagggtcctccctccctccttccctccctccttccctccctctctccctgcctctctccctgcctccctccctcccgtctGTGGTGCTGTTCTAGGTGCTGAAACAGAAGACCCTTCCCTATGTTCCACGGTAGTACACAGCATGTTCATTCTTAGGTTAGTGAGGATACCCTAAGTGGGGGTAACCTTGGCTATGCTGTGGTTCCTCTTCACAAGGTCCTGGTCATGATAATGGTCCTTGTTCAAGTCTGAGTTGGAACAGGATGTAGCCTCATGAGGCTGAGGTTCTGAGTCCCACTCCTTCTGCCAGGCCACAGACTTCACTGCTTGTTCAGAAGCAGTGTTCACGATCTCAGGCTCCAAAGTCCTGGACCAGTGGGTCATACAGTCCAAAGCCTTGTCTGAGGAGGGCCCTAGGGGGACAAAGGTTTCCTTCAGGGACAAGTGAAAGCGACTTGTAATTGTCAGCCCCTCCCCGGCCTCCAAATGTCTACCAGGCTCTCCGAGAGGTGGTGAGTACTTGCCCCTCTCCTTAGCAGGCCACGATGTGATGGAGAGTGAGGGAGGTGAGCAGAGATGAGAAACACAGTAGTCAGAGTCCCGGGATAGGCCAGCCAAAAGAGGGTCACTgcagaggggggatgggaggagctCTGAGACCAGGCTCTAACTCCTGATCCTTTTATTTTGGCtacttattattttgagacagagtctcgtgtagcccaggctggcccccaactcATTATGTAACCAGGGGTGATCTTGAACTCCAGGGCGTCCATCGTCTACCTCCCCGGTGGctaggatgacaggcatgtgtCACTGCGTCCAGTTTgtacagtgctggggatggaacccagcaGCACGCTAGGCAGGTGCCCTGCCAACTGAGGAGCAGCCCCAGACACCTAACCTCTTTAGAGCGTCCCCAAGAGACTCCTCAGAGATGTTCCAACCAGAATCTCCTCAGTATTGGCAGaagtggaagccagaggagaggTAAACCCAGACACAGAGGTGGGGTTGGGTTAGGAGAACCAGACATCCACATAAAGATGGGAGGCATGGAGGGCTCACAGAGCAATGTGCTTGTGGCCATGCCTTGTCGACATGACTGGATCCCCAGTGGCCAGCTCAAaggtgggaggggagaaccgACCCcataaagccatcctctgacaTGCACGCCTCGACACATGCATGCTTAAGACAACCTCATGCGCGACAAGAATAACAAAGCTTTATATTAGAAAAAgacacagctgggcagtggtggcgcacgcctgtaatcccaccacttgggaggcagaggcaggtggatttctgagtttgaggccagcctggtctatagagtgagttccaggacagccaaggctacacagagaaaccctgtctcaaaaaactaaaaaagaaaaaaaagaaaaaaaagaaaaaaagaaaaaaagaaaaagaaagaaagaaaaagaaaagaaaaaggacataaagcagtcacatgcctttaatcccggcactcaggaggcagaagcaggcaaatccctgagtttgaggccagcatggtctatttAGTATTTAGTGAGTCTCAGTCTAGTCAGGGCAAAAGACCCTATCacaaaaaccttttttaaaaaatggcttgaGAGTTGGTTTAGCTGCTTTCCCTGagtacccaggttcaattcccagcacccataaggtggctcacaaccttctgtgtctccagtcccagaggatttgatgccctcttctgacccctacAGGCGCCGGCTGCAAACGCAGGGCCCAAGCATACACAAGCAAATCGTTAATACACATAAACCAAAGTTTAAAAATctgaaacaaaacacataaagGACAGGATGTGGCAGTTCGtcccttttaatcccagaactcaggggaCCCCAGAGTTTCAGGCCGGCCtagtctacaaagctagttccaggccagccagagccatacagtgagactctgtccgAGGGGAGAAAAgcattatatatactatattggGCTGCCCTGATTACACAGATTTAGTCCAGTGCTTGTAAACGAAAACTTGTTCTAGAATGTCACCTGAGGACCACAGATTCCCTAGAAGATTAGAGcgggaaaggaaaggaacagtTCTGAACTTCACCGTCAGAAGGTCCCCCAACCTTCCGATGcctgccctccccccagccccaatTGAATCTTCTGCTGTCCCCTTCTCCAGAGAATTCTCCGCGCTTGGGGGCGTAACCATTGCTATTAGCCCCGCCTCTTGGTCTGTCAATCTAACACCCGCCAGTCTCCCTATTCTCTTCCATCCCCACCGACTACCGCATACCACCTGTTCATGCTCTCCCATCAGGGACCACGATGCCAGTCCCCAGCTGTGACGCTGAAGTTTTGATCCCCTGGGGACACCATCCATGGAAAACGCGGGCAGGCCAAAGGTGGAGTCACAGAGAAGGGCGTGGTCCTCCCTTAAGCCACGCCCGCTCACTCCGGGTCAGGAGCGGAGTTCATTGGCGCCTGAGCATCTTCGGTGTGAGTGGATGAAGTTCCGAGAAACCAGAGGGCCGGATGATTCCAGCAAGCCAACTGGGCAATCACTAAGTGGGCGAGTCCAGAGGAGTCAGAGCTGTGATCTTATTGGCTTCTGGCTGGCTGGGAGGTGGGGCGAGGCCTACGGAGCGGAAGAAAACCTGGGCGTTCTCAGGCAAGCGGAGCTGCGCTGGAGCTGCCCGGAGCTGCCCGGGTTCTTGGTCCCTACGCCTGACCTCGGGTGCTCCAACGGTGGGGTCAGATCGGGGCTCTGGGGGTGCTTTGGGATGTTCCTTGGATATCTCGAGATGAGGGCTCTTAAATGTCTGCAGAGTTAGGGTTATCCCTGAAGACCTAGAGATGTGAACTTGAGCTGCTGGGATTTAAGCTTTTGGGGTGCAGTGGATATTGGGGTTCGGAGAGAGCCTTTTGTTCTAgaattttggttttgagacaaggtctcatgtatatCTGTTTGGCCTCCAACTTCTGCCCCTCCTGTTTCTACTTTTGTGCTGGTGTGACAGAAGACAGCCAGAGCCTGTTTTATGCAGAACTGGAGATGGACCGCAGGGCTTCCTGCGCGAGGCAAGCGCTGTCCTCTGAGCCACTTAGCCAGCTGGAGCCTGAGATGTTTCCTTGTTTATCTTGAGATAGTCTCACTGTATCTGAGGCATTCAGTCCTCAGACTCAGTGATTTTCCTGCATCATCCTCTGatatgctgggattacaactgAGTCACCAGGCCAGTCTCTATGTCTTTAAACGCCTTTTGGAATTGAGGAATCTTTTTCTATCCTTGAGCTAGAAAAGTGGCAACCCCCTGCCTCCGTCTTCCAAGTGTTGGGGATTTACAGGTATGAACCTTTCATGCTGGGTGagattatttacttattatttttgcAAGTATAGAGGAGAGAATGCGAGGCCAACACCAACGGAGTCCCTGACCCCCAAAGCCACAATTCCAGCCCCACGCCTGAGCTCAGACCGACTGCTTGGGCTTGAGATTGTCTAGGAACTACTTTGGGTCTCCCGACTGCCATTTCCAGGctgttttctctcctctttgCACCAGTGTGAGGCTAAGCACTCTCTACCATGGCCTCCAAGCTAGGGGGCAAAGGTTGAAGGTTAAGCTGAGTCACCTCTGCTTCCTTCCCAGGGCGGCAGAATGGAAAGTGAGGACCCAGGAGGTCTGGTTAAGGTGA encodes:
- the Ccdc159 gene encoding coiled-coil domain-containing protein 159 isoform X2; the encoded protein is MTHWSRTLEPEIVNTASEQAVKSVAWQKEWDSEPQPHEATSCSNSDLNKDHYHDQDLVKRNHSIAKKSLEPSSSKVKVKNTMLIPDAQKLLRCELESLRTQLQAQSKAFEFLNHSVTMLEKESCLQQIKIQQLEDVLSPMSRQGEKDGRKWSTEQGHQELYGALAQGLQVLQKSLKEGEELQRARTTRCLQLLAQEIRDSKKFLWEELELVREEVTFIYQKLREFLEAHSLEGMWDSSASRFTAPSSPTEDQEDEISENLLNIHKMQKTQVKCRKVLTKMKQQAYDSSSWTEAEGVLAEGSGCCKDDLQKELGDIWSAVHSLQSSIDCLALSMGTRPRASSLRGQKGHQCQSSQCPSWDSDSDWERPFSKSGSYPPGTDPTQPLFIPYHLAHL
- the Ccdc159 gene encoding coiled-coil domain-containing protein 159 isoform X1, which codes for MNRCDPLLAGLSRDSDYCVSHLCSPPSLSITSWPAKERGKYSPPLGEPGPSSDKALDCMTHWSRTLEPEIVNTASEQAVKSVAWQKEWDSEPQPHEATSCSNSDLNKDHYHDQDLVKRNHSIAKKSLEPSSSKVKVKNTMLIPDAQKLLRCELESLRTQLQAQSKAFEFLNHSVTMLEKESCLQQIKIQQLEDVLSPMSRQGEKDGRKWSTEQGHQELYGALAQGLQVLQKSLKEGEELQRARTTRCLQLLAQEIRDSKKFLWEELELVREEVTFIYQKLQDQEDEISENLLNIHKMQKTQVKCRKVLTKMKQQAYDSSSWTEAEGVLAEGSGCCKDDLQKELGDIWSAVHSLQSSIDCLALSMGTRPRASSLRGQKGHQCQSSQCPSWDSDSDWERPFSKSGSYPPGTDPTQPLFIPYHLAHL